A section of the Budorcas taxicolor isolate Tak-1 chromosome 17, Takin1.1, whole genome shotgun sequence genome encodes:
- the RASL10A gene encoding ras-like protein family member 10A — protein sequence MGGSLRVAVLGAPGVGKTAIIRQFLFGDYPERHRPTDGPRLYRPAVLLDGAVYDLSIRDGDGAGPGQSPGRQEEWPDSKDWSLQDTDAFVLVYDICSPDSFDYVKALRQRIAETRPAGAPEAPILVVGNKRDRQRLRFGPRRALAALVRRGWRCGYLECSAKYNWHVLRLFRELLRCALVRARPAHPALRLQGALHPARCSLM from the exons ATGGGGGGCAGCCTGCGGGTGGCGGTGCTGGGTGCTCCGGGCGTGGGCAAGACGGCCATCATCCGCCAGTTCCTGTTCGGTGACTACCCCGAGCGCCACAGGCCCACGGACGGGCCGCGCCTCTACCGGCCCGCGGTGCTGCTCGACGGCGCCGTCTACGACCTGAGCATTCGCGATGGCGACGGTGCTGGCCCCGGTCAGAGCCCCGGGCGGCAAGAG GAGTGGCCGGACTCTAAAGACTGGAGCTTGCAGGACACGGACGCCTTCGTGCTTGTCTACGATATCTGCAGCCCGGACAGCTTCGACTATGTGAAGGCGCTGCGGCAGCGCATCGCGGAGACCAG GCCGGCGGGCGCACCTGAAGCACCCATTCTCGTGGTGGGCAACAAGCGGGACCGGCAGCGGCTGCGGTTCGGGCCTCGGCGTGCACTGGCTGCCCTAGTGCGCAGGGGCTGGCGCTGCGGATACCTCGAGTGCTCTGCCAAGTACAATTGGCACGTGCTGCGACTCTTCCGCGAGCTGCTGCGCTGTGCGCTCGTGCGCGCACGCCCTGCGCATCCGGCTCTGCGCCTGCAGGGGGCGCTGCACCCGGCGCGCTGCAGTCTCATGTGA